From a single Thalassophryne amazonica chromosome 7, fThaAma1.1, whole genome shotgun sequence genomic region:
- the LOC117514317 gene encoding uncharacterized protein LOC117514317, whose translation MQSQGSISSQPSFDSLSSGDSLVFSDSEQAEDDADVFLTDSSSSVMISGTEGVAANRDRGSESPASQWTCDAFNNKEEEEEPYRSEGGGKEAASMGAEVGDPARQTPKSQGDLLFAQKCAELQGFIRPLLELLNGLKRGRFDRGLSSFQQSVAMDRIQRIVGVLQRPSCGEKYLNTLLQVEMMLKLWFPQVPTHPVPAASSVSTSSARPLQDASSFTPPHKHRNQLHIPVKKRRLSWTGTDSPTPSPVLLRCPRLSGKHQTERRENAEGDGPPTSATSNANRKSPHAVSDSQVNEDTKEKDCDSEEFGKRAKYKIGQSSEPSLTWVHIAPILSPRKSCPSHESTVLASNNENQLAVLPPRNMGSPAMQDSSISSTTPYRHPKNVKKPTRCQSQPAAGGHSEGETNETAQGHSHCHHITLQPLPKVCPTPVNT comes from the exons ATGCAGTCCCAGGGCAGCATTTCCTCCCAGCCCTCCTTCGATTCACTGAGCTCCGGCGACAGCCTCGTGTTCAGCGACTCTGAGCAGGCGGAGGACGACGCCGACGTCTTCCTGACGGACAGCTCCTCCTCCGTCATGATCAGCGGGACGGAGGGGGTCGCCGCTAACAGAGACAGGGGGTCAGAGAGCCCCGCGTCTCAGTGGACATGTGACGCCTTCAACAacaaagaggaagaggaggagcctTACAGGTCAGAAGGCGGCGGAAAGGAGGCGGCGAGCATGGGTGCGGAGGTGGGAGATCCTGCACGTCAGACCCCAAAGTCCCAGGGAGACCTGCTGTTTGCTCAGAAG TGTGCTGAGTTGCAGGGTTTTATCAGGCCTCTGCTGGAGCTGCTGAATGGACTGAAGAGGGGACGATTTGACCGTG GTTTGAGTAGTTTCCAGCAAAGTGTTGCCATGGATCGTATCCAGAGGATCGTCGGGGTTTTACAGCGACCCAGTTGTGG ggaAAAGTATCTGAACACTCTGCTGCAGGTGGAGATGATGCTGAAGCTCTGGTTTCCTCAGGTCCCTACTCACCCCGTCCCTGCTGCCTCGAGTGTTTCCACCTCGTCTGCTCGGCCCCTTCAAGATGCTTCCAGCTTCACACCACCACACAAGCACAGGAATCAGTTACATATTCCCGTAAAG AAACGCAGACTCAGCTGGACAGGTACCGACTCCCCCACACCGTCTCCTGTGCTCCTCAGGTGCCCTCGTCTCAGCGGGAAACACCAAACAGAAAGACGGGAAAATGCGGAAGGAGATGGTCCTCCTACATCAGCGACGTCCAACGCAAACCGAAAGTCGCCACATGCTGTCAGTGACAGCCAGGTGAATGAAGACACAAAGGAAAAGGACTGTGACAGTGAGGAATTTGGCAAGCGGGCAAAATACAAAATAGGCCAAAGCTCGGAGCCGAGTTTGACATGGGTGCACATTGCCCCCATCCTGTCGCCGCGAAAGTCTTGTCCTTCACACGAGAGCACAGTCCTGGCAAGCAATAACGAAAACCAGCTTGCTGTCCTTCCACCTAGAAACATGGGAAGTCCAGCCATGCAAGACAGCTCCATCTCTTCTACTACACCGTACAGACACCCTAAAAATGTGAAGAAGCCAACCCGTTGCCAAAGCCAGCCTGCTGCTGGAGGACACAGCGAGGGCGAGACCAACGAGACCGCTCAGGGTCACAGCCATTGTCATCACATCACACTTCAGCCTTTGCCAAAGGTGTGTCCCACCCCTGTCAATACATGA